A stretch of Rhododendron vialii isolate Sample 1 chromosome 4a, ASM3025357v1 DNA encodes these proteins:
- the LOC131321821 gene encoding ATP-citrate synthase beta chain protein 2 produces the protein MASGQLFSRTTQALFYNYKQLPIQRMLDFDFLCGRETPSVAGIVNPGSEGFQKLFFGQEEIAIPVHSAVEAACAAHPTADVFINFASYRSAAASSMAALKQPTIRVVAIIAEGVPESDTKQLIAYAKANNKVVIGPATVGGIQAGAFKIGDTAGTLDNIIQCKLYRPGSVGFVSKSGGMSNELYNSIARVTDGIYEGIAIGGDVFPGSTLSDHVLRFNNIPQIKMVVVLGELGGRDEYSLVEALKQGKISKPVVAWVSGTCARLFKSEVQFGHAGAKSGGEIESAQAKNQALRDAGAVVPTSYEAFEGAIKETFEKLAEEGKISPVKEVKPPQIPEDLNTAIKSGKVRAPTHIISTISDDRGEEPCYAGVPMSSIVEQGYGVGDVISLLWFKRSLPRYCTKFIEICIMLCADHGPCVSGAHNTIVTARAGKDLVSSLVAGLLTIGPRFGGAIDDAARYFKEAYDKGNSPYEFVENMKKKGIRVPGIGHRIKRGDNRDKRVELLQLFARTNFPSVKYMEYAVQVETYTLSKSNNLVLNVDGAIGSLFLDLLAGSGMFTKPEIDEIVEIGYLNGLFVLARSIGLIGHTFDQKRLKQPLYRHPWEDVLYTK, from the exons ATGGCTTCCGGACAACTCTTCTCCCGAACTACACAAGCATTATTCTACAATTACAAACAACTACCCATCCAACGGATGCTTGATTTTGACTTCCTATGTG GGAGAGAAACACCTTCAGTTGCTGGAATTGTCAATCCTGGTTCTGAGGGTTTTCAGAAACTCTTTTTTGGTCAGGAGGAAATTGCTATCCCTGTACATTCAGC TGTTGAGGCTGCTTGCGCTGCACATCCTACTGCAGATGTTTTCATAAACTTCGCATCATACAGAAG TGCTGCTGCTTCATCTATGGCAGCTCTTAAACAGCCAACCATTAGAGTAGTGGCTATAATAGCTGAAGGCGTTCCTGAGTCGGACACCAAGCAGTTGATTGCTTACGCAAAGGCAAATAACAAG GTTGTTATTGGCCCAGCCACTGTTGGAGGTATTCAAGCTGGAGCTTTTAAGATTGGTGACACTGCTGGAACACTCGATAATATCATTCAATGCAAGCTTTACAGGCCTGGATCTGTGGGTTTTGTCTCCAAATCA GGTGGCATGTCCAATGAATTGTATAATTCGATTGCCCGTGTAACAGATGGAATTTAtgaag GTATTGCAATTGGAGGAGATGTGTTTCCTGGCTCAACACTTTCTGACCATGTTCTGCGGTTTAACAACATCCCACAG ATTAAAATGGTGGTTGTGCTCGGGGAACTTGGTGGCCGTGATGAGTATTCCCTTGTGGAAGCCCTGAAACAGGGGAAAATTAGCAAACCTGTGGTTGCTTGGGTCAGTGGAACTTGTGCACGGCTCTTCAAGTCCGAAGTACAATTTGGTCATGCG GGAGCCAAGAGTGGGGGTGAGATTGAATCTGCACAAGCAAAGAATCAGGCACTTCGGGATGCTGGAGCTGTTGTCCCTACTTCATATGAAGCATTTGAAGGTGCAATTAAAGAAACATTTGAGAAGCTG GCTGAGGAAGGAAAGATTTCTCCTGTAAAAGAAGTTAAGCCTCCACAAATCCCTGAGGATCTTAACACTGCTATTAAGAGTGGAAAAGTCCGAGCTCCAACTCATATTATTTCTACAATATCCGATGACAGAG GTGAAGAGCCATGCTACGCTGGTGTCCCAATGTCTTCCATTGTTGAACAGGGGTATGGGGTGGGTGATGTTATTTCCCTGTTGTGGTTCAAACGCAGCCTCCCCCGTTACTGCACAAAGTTTATTGAG ATCTGCATAATGTTATGTGCTGACCATGGTCCCTGTGTGTCTGGTGCTCATAACACCATAGTAACTGCAAGGGCAGGAAAAGATCTCGTGTCCAGCCTTGTTGCAG GTTTGCTAACAATTGGTCCCCGATTTGGTGGGGCTATTGATGATGCGGCCCGATACTTTAAGGAAGCTTATGACAAG ggcaATTCTCCATATGAGTTTGTGGAGAATATGAAAAAGAAGGGCATTCGTGTGCCTGGAATTGGCCACAG GATCAAGAGAGGTGACAACAGAGATAAGAGAGTAGAGTTGCTCCAGCTATTCGCACGTACTAATTTCCCTTCAGTCAAGTACATGGAATATGCTGTTCAAGTAGAAACCTACACTCTCTCCAAGTCAAATAACCTGGTCCTTAACGTTGACGGTGCCATTGGGTCCCTTTTCTTGGATCTTCTTGCTGGCAGTGGTATGTTCACCAAGCCAGAGATTGATGAGATTGTTGAGATTGGTTATCTCAATGGGCTCTTCGTGTTGGCACGCTCCATCGGTTTGATTGG GCATACCTTCGACCAGAAGAGATTGAAGCAGCCACTATACCGTCACCCGTGGGAGGATGTTCTCTACACTAAGTGA